The DNA region CGACCAAGCCATAAACAACAACCGCGCACCAGGTTGTTTCAGCCATATCTGACGAGCGGTAATAGCGAGTAAACTCGAAACAAATGCTGAACCAATAAGCAATCCGGATAACGAGCGGGCCTCACTGCTAAGCCAATTGTAGAGAGCTAGGCGTGCAAGCATAAACATCAGCAGGCCATACAATACGCGAGCTGACCCATTATCTCGCCGGCGTAAATCGAAAAACAGTAAAATGAAGCCAGCTATGCAAAGAGCCGGTACAATCGTGCCCAGCATTACAATATCAACGTAATAAACAGCCCAGCTATCCGGGAACACATAATAGCCAAACCCATGAGAAATAAACACGAGACCCGCAAACGAACCTACAAGCGATGAATACATGAGGTACATCGCCTCACGCGTAAACAAGAAAATCGTCAGGTTGTAGAGCATCATGATTAAGGCGAGTCCGAAGTATAGACCTTCTGCAAAATCACGGTGAACTCTCGACGCCTCAGAAGCACTCCGGTTCTGCAAGAGTATCGGAACTTGCATTGGTACACTCGACTGCACTCGTATCAAAATGGACACAACTTCAGGTAGATTATTGATTGGAAAGAGGTAACTGCGCCCATAGATTGCACGCTCTCTCAGAGGTGTGCTCACTGTTGAATGAAAGCTCTCTAGAACATCGCCGCCTTCAGACATGCTAAAAAACTGAACGTCTCGCAGCCGACCAAAATTAACCTCAAGAACCCAATCATCTTGACGATCTAAACTCAGCGCTCCAACCGGTATCGAGAACCAATAAGTAGAATCGGTCACACCATAATTAGGGGTATGCTTCTGGACCCGTTCCCCATCACCCGAAGCAATTCGCTGCCACGCAGACTCGGGCTTCATCGTGCCATCGACGTCTTCAAGAGAAGTTAACGAACCGAGGAGTGAAACACTCTGCGCGGCGCTGGTCGCCCAGGACACATTGCAAAACAACAGAACGACCCAAAAGCCTATGAAGGTTATTGTTTTAGAATGATTCAGCTTGCTACCTCTTCACTTTGCCAGTCTGAGCTTAGTCCGTGAAGAAGTCTCAATCCAGCGCCTAATTCAGCGGTCTCAAGATAAAATGAATAAGGAAATCAGGTAGCTTACCTTTGCTCACAATTTCGGAGGTGACCAGCCTTGTTTGCAATGTATGCTTGACGTACAAATAGAACGCGTTCTACCCTGAAAGTTAAGGGATATTTCAGGTTTGAATCAAAGCTTAAGCGTGTAGGAGAACACCTTATGGGGAAGCCAGCAGGAATTCAGGCCGTCGACCTGATGCTCAATATTCCAGGCGAAGACAACAGCGGCTGGTACGAGTTTATGAAGCCGCTTTTTCTCGATGAGGAGAGTAAGAAAGTCTTCAAAATGCCGGCCGAATATATGTTCCGCAACATCCCTGAGATTGGGCCTCAAGACGACTTCATTGCGTTCACCGTTGCTGAAATGGATAAGTACTCCATCGAAAAAGCGATGATCGGTTTTGATAACCAAACAACGATAGAGGCTATAGAACGCTACCCTAAGCGATTCTTCTGCTCGTACCATGCGAATCCCAATCAAGGCATGGACGAAGTAAGAAAGATAGAGCGGCTATACAAAGAGCACAATCTTAAAGCCGTCACCGCGTTCCCATCAGGGCTATGCCCGCAGGTGCCAATCAACGATAAGCGCTGGTATCCCATCTACGCCAAATGTGTAGAGCTCGATATCCCGTTTGCGTGTTGTGTCGGAGTCCCTGGACCGCGGTTGCCAATGGCCCCACAA from Deltaproteobacteria bacterium includes:
- a CDS encoding amidohydrolase family protein is translated as MGKPAGIQAVDLMLNIPGEDNSGWYEFMKPLFLDEESKKVFKMPAEYMFRNIPEIGPQDDFIAFTVAEMDKYSIEKAMIGFDNQTTIEAIERYPKRFFCSYHANPNQGMDEVRKIERLYKEHNLKAVTAFPSGLCPQVPINDKRWYPIYAKCVELDIPFACCVGVPGPRLPMAPQKVELIDEVCWFFPELKFVMRHGAEPWTDLAVKLMLKYPNLSYMTSAFAPRHYPKAIVDYANTRGSDKIMYAGYFPMGLSLERIFKELEDVPFKNDVWPKFLRENALRVFKLEE